The following coding sequences lie in one Klebsiella huaxiensis genomic window:
- the allS gene encoding HTH-type transcriptional activator AllS yields MLDPETLRTFVSVAETGSFSRAAEKLYKTTATISYRIKLLEDNTGVALFSRTTRSVLLTPAGMHLLAQAREWLGWIDSMPGELQQINDGVERQVNIVVNNLMYHPQAIARLLAWLTQRYPFTQFHFSRQIYMGVWDTLLHDDFSLAIGVTGTEPLSENIAVNPLGEVTWLFVMSPNHPLSQQADPLSEAQLRRYPAVNIEDSARRLTKRVAWRLPGQKEIVVPDIETKVAAHIAGVGIGFLPEPLCQPLIARGELIARQIPAMRPPSPLSLAWRKDHPGKAVQDIASLFSHSAPEIQGFLTLFSDTP; encoded by the coding sequence ATGCTAGATCCCGAAACACTACGTACCTTTGTTAGCGTCGCGGAGACCGGCAGTTTCTCCAGAGCGGCGGAAAAGCTGTACAAAACCACCGCCACTATTAGCTATCGCATCAAGCTGCTGGAGGATAACACCGGCGTAGCGCTGTTTAGCCGTACCACCCGTAGCGTCCTGCTTACCCCGGCGGGAATGCACCTGCTGGCGCAGGCCAGAGAGTGGCTGGGCTGGATTGACAGTATGCCCGGTGAGCTACAGCAGATAAACGACGGCGTTGAGCGTCAGGTCAATATCGTCGTGAATAACTTGATGTATCACCCTCAGGCCATTGCGCGACTGCTGGCCTGGCTCACTCAGCGCTATCCTTTTACACAGTTTCATTTTTCGCGCCAAATTTATATGGGCGTCTGGGATACGCTTCTTCACGATGACTTCTCGCTGGCGATTGGCGTCACCGGCACCGAACCGCTATCAGAAAATATTGCGGTCAACCCGCTGGGTGAAGTGACCTGGCTGTTCGTGATGTCGCCGAATCACCCCTTAAGCCAGCAAGCCGATCCGCTATCGGAAGCCCAGTTGCGTCGCTACCCGGCTGTCAACATTGAAGACAGCGCCCGCAGGCTGACCAAGCGCGTCGCCTGGCGCCTACCTGGACAAAAAGAGATTGTGGTTCCCGATATCGAAACCAAAGTCGCAGCGCACATTGCCGGTGTCGGCATCGGCTTTTTGCCGGAACCGCTGTGCCAGCCCCTTATCGCCCGCGGCGAGCTAATTGCCCGACAAATTCCGGCCATGCGCCCGCCTTCGCCTCTCAGTCTCGCCTGGCGCAAAGATCATCCCGGCAAAGCGGTGCAGGATATCGCCTCGCTGTTCAGCCATTCCGCCCCGGAAATTCAGGGATTCCTGACGCTATTCAGCGATACACCGTGA